GAACAGGAGCCCCTCTAGAGAAAGCAGTCTAGTTGAGAGCTGTGGGGTTGTTGTTGGGGACCTGGTGGTGACAATGGGGAGCTCGGCCAGCGCAGTCACTCATAGCATGTGCAGAGGGGCTGAGCCAGAGGGGTCTCTGGGGTGTCACCTTGTCCCCAAGGCCAGCAGCTCACTCCCCACCAGCGACTCCAGGCACTTGCAGCTGCGCCTGTAGACCCCCCGTCTGCCTGCCCTGGGCCATTTTTGGGGAGCATCTGGTTGGTTACCGTGTCCCCACCCTGAAGACGTAGTTGAGCATCTGTCTGGTCCACAGCCCCCTTGGAGGGGAGAGTGCTTGAGAACCAGAAGCCATCAAGCTGCTCAGCGCTGTAGCCTGCCCATGCTACATCACAACAACTAATTAATGCCTTAACTGCAGTAACGAGGCTTTGGGTCACTTTGCAGAGCGTGTGAAGCCAGGTCTCTGTGGGTAGAAGCCCAAAGGCCTTACAGCAGCCTCGCTGTGCCACCGAGCCTTTCGGAGAGCTCCAGGAGGTTGCCAGGATGTTTAAGCAATCCCTTTTCTCACTGGGAGAGCTGGTGGGTTGGAGACCCTGCTGCTGGGAGCCGCTCTCTGGCCCTACCCTGCAGTGGGGCTGTGCCAGTGGGTCGGAGCCTGGAACCAGCCACTGTGTCCTGTCACACAGCGTGTCCTGTCACAGCGTGTACTGTCACACAGTGGCCAGAGAGTGGCCACCTCAGAGGGGACTGTCCCAGTACCAGGCTCTCGGGAAGCAGCTTCTCCCAGATCTgtctaggacaagaggaaatggcctcaagttgtgccaggggaggtttaggatggatattgggaaaaatttcttccacaaaagggttatcaagcactggaacaggctgcccagggcagtggtggagtcgccgtccctggaggtatttaaaagccgggcagacgtggtgctgagggacatgggtcagtggtggtttgggcagtgttggcttgatggttggactccatgatctgaaagttcccttccaacctggacttgTGTGGTTCTATTTAGCTTAGAAGCAACCGTGGCTTGTAAATCAAGGCTGTCTCACAGTGGCAAAGTGGGGCTTGTCACACCCCAGACATTGGTCACCTTCCCAGATCAGAGCTGGGCAGGGTCTGTGCGCCCCTTTGGCTGCAAGCCCAGGGCTCTCCTTGCCCTCAAGTACCCCAAAACCAGTgggaaaacccacctggacaaccCTGAGCCTTCCCAGCCAGGGCTTGCAAGCTGCGTCTGCCCGGAGCCAGATCTGGGACAGAGGACGCTggtgcttggacacatcttgacGTGCCGTCTCCGTTGTCCCCACAGGTGGGACTGGTGCTGCAGTAAGTGAGCCCTTGCCAGGAGAGTGCGGCGCCGCTGAGGAGCCGGCCCCGGCGGAGGTGCTGCCCCTCATCCTTTCCGCCGAAGCCGGACCCTGCGCCGGGAGAGGTGGGACTCAAGGAGCCACCACCACCTGGATTCACCGAGCGTGTCTCGCAGCGCCGGCCGCCACTCCCCTGCTGGCGTCAGCCGCCTCCTTTGTTTTGATTTAATTGCATCCTCGTAAAGACGTGATCAAGGGAATGTAACTGCTGAAACTAGCTCATGATTGGCATATAATGGAGTTAACGGGTGAATAATaaaagtatatattatatatattttaaatctttcctgTTCCAAACTGGCACGAGTTGCATTCGTCTGCTGAAGGCCACCTGCGGGTCGCTGGACCGTGACTTTTCTCGACGGGGCCATCCCAGGTAGATGCTTGCTGCGCCGAAGGGCTCGGGAGCGCCGGGACACGGTGGCTGGGCTGCTGAGCCTTCCCGATGGCCTGGAGGGTGTTTTGGGGCTCCGTCCCCTGCTCGGCTGTTCTCCCCCGGTTCGCTCGCTCCTCCGTTAAACCCGCTCCTTCCCACGGGTGCCTGGAGAGGGAGGATGGCACCGTCCCTCCCCGCGGGCTTAGGAGCACGTCAGAATTTCTTTCTAAGGGCTATTTGTGCAAGCGATGCcttgtcccttctcctccccagcctcgGAGACTCGAATTCTCTCTGCTCGACGGGGCAAGCGCTGaacccaggagcagcagcacccgAAGATTTGGGGGGGACCCGGCTCCTCGCTGCCACCGGAGCTCGTCCGGCGCACCCCACTCTGCTCAGACTCCTCAGGGTCGTTCCTCTCCGCCACCCCTCGTGACGCCGGGGCATCGGTGGGATGATCTTGTCGCCGCCGCCGCACCTCGAGGCTGTCTGCTGGGCTGCTTTTCTCTGGAAGCATGGAAATACGGATACACACACAAGCAACTGCCCTGCGACACGCCATCGGCATCGCCCTGGGCCTTCAGCCTCTTCGGCCACCCCGGCGCCTCTTTTACCAGGCTCATCTTGTGCCACGGGAACCTCCGAGGTAAAggaattgttttctttcatggaaGCCCTTTATCCCATGGAGATGTGTTGGGAAACAAGCGCCGGGGcagcctgctgcctcctgccttcaCCTGAACCGTGTCCACGAAGAGCTCTGAGatgctcctgccctcccagccaAAGGTTTCCAAAGCTGCACGCCAAGGCCAAGACCCCGTCTATGCACTCCCGCGCCTCCCTGTCCCTTCGTGTCCCCATCGTGTCCCCTTGGCACACCACAGACCCTGAAGGGCTTTGCCCACCCTGGCCTGGACCTGCAGGGCATGAGTGGGGCCTAGGAGCCCGTCAcataccgccccccccccggcagtgCCATCGCATCCCCCCTGCTCGGGGTCCCCTGTCACCTATGCAAGTACCTCTGTGTCCTCTCCTGCGTCCTCTCCCATGTCCCCGTTGTCCTggcctgggggaggctgggagggaggggtgtCTGGTGGGACCCTCCCCCTGTCCCCGTGGCAATTTTGGGGGCTCCTCTGATGATTTTGCCCCCAAGCCCCATGGGTGCTtgccagctccccagggcagtgCTGTGTTTGGGGGTGGGATCAGCCCTTatcccctccccccagccccttctcccaccccccaacgggccccaggaggtgacagggacacCAGGACAGGCtctgttaaaataaaacctttatttGACTGGCTTGACACCGGGGTATAAATCTGTGCCCGTCGCCGGTGCTGGAGCAGGGGTTGGGAACGCGGCCACCAGCCAAGCCAGGCCTTGATGCCATGGGCACAGTGGGGCACATGGTGGCAGTGTCCCTTCAGGGACTGCATGGTGGCAGGATCCCCTCGGGAACCTCATGGTGACGGCACTGTCCTTGCAGCCCAAGGAGGGGCCGGGATGGAGCAGGGCCAGTGGTGGTGACATTTGGGGGTTGTCGTCACCCATCTTGTCCCCCTGGGGCTGTGTTGGCCTTTTGGTGGCCTGGCCACCCCATCCTGGTTGTcacagtgtccctgtccccctcggGGTCACAGccagggaggggagcagcagggcacAGAGGCCAGCAGATGGGGTGGCACTATGGGACATGGAGGGGGTCCCCTACTCCCTGGGGTCCCGCAACCAGCCCTGCTGTCACTGCGGCCAGGTGAGTGGTGTCCCCAGGCTGTCCCTGCACAGGGAGCAGGGTGTCTCTGGCGCAGGAGGGTGCCCACCCCATGGAGGACCAGGTTGTGCCCCACAGGGGGACATAATGTCCCTCCCACTGGGACCGCGGGGACCTCACAGGTTCTTGCAGCGAACGTGCACGAAGAGcgtggctggggacagggacgccCCGTCCTTGGAGAGCAGATGGATGTGGCGATAccctggggagagagaggggggctAAGCGGGTGGCAGGGGACCGTCCCCGACCTCGGGGACACAGCGGGGTGGGCACACACCCACCTTCCCTCATGCTGGCCAGGGGCAGGGTGAACTGTCCCACAAAGTCGTTGCAGGAGGTGCTGTCATAGTCCTCCACCACGAAGCGCACCAGGGCCAGCTCGGGTGCCCGCAGCTGGAAGCTCAGCGTCTCCTCCCAGCGCGGGTTGAAGCCTACAGCACCAGGACGGGGGGTGGGCATAGCCACTGGGGCCACCAAGGCCACCTGCCACCCCTGCCCCAGCTTAGCTGCCATCTGCACTGGACTATACTGGGAAATAAGGGTCAtactggggctgggctgggctatACTGAGGGAATGGGGACCATACTATGGCCAGGTTTGTCTGTACTGGAGGAATGGGGGTGacactggggctgggctggactATACCAGGGGAATGAGGGTCATACTGGGGCCAGACTGGGCTATACTGGGGCAATGGAGACCATACTGGGGCCAGGCTCACCTATGCCAGGGGAAGGAGGATGACACTGTGGCTAGGCTGGACTATACTGGGAGAACAGGGGTCAtactggggctgggctgggctatACTGGGGAAATGGGGATCATACTAGGGCCTGGTTTGGTTATACTGGGGGAATCAGGGTGACACTGGGGCTGGTCTGGACTATACTGGGGGAATGGGGGGTATACTGGGGCTGTGGTGGGGTACATTGGGGGAATAGGGGTCACACTGGGCTTGGGCTGGGTATACTGGaggacaggcaggagcagcaCTGGGGAGAACTGGGACATGCTGGCGCCCTACTACTGGTGGGGATCGGGCTGTGCTGGGGACGAGGCACTGCGGGACTGGGGtgcactggggggactgggatgtCCTGGGCACTGGCTCAACCCGGGGCAGCAGCTGGGGTGCAAGGGCCCTGCCACTCCCTGGGATCAGGGTGCCCTGGGGTATCCCTGGTGACCAGGTGtcttgtggtgtccccagggATCAGGGCACCCTGGGGTGTCTGCAGGGACTGGGTGCCCTGGGGTGTCTCTGGGGACCAAGTGCCTTGGGGTGTCCTCTGAGGACCAGGTGTCCTGGGGCATCCCTGGGGATCAGGTGCCTTGGGATACCCTGGGGACAAGGTGTCTTGTGGTATGTATCCCTAGGGATCAGGgtgccctggggtgtccctggggatcAGGGTaggctggggtgtccccatggatTGGGTGCCCTGGGGTGTTCCTGGTAACCAGGTGTCCTGGGGTACCCTGGGGACTAGGTATCCTGGAGTGCCCTTGAGGACCAGGTGCCCTGGATACCCTGGGGACAAGGTGTCCTGGGGTATCCCTGGGGATCAGGGTGCCCTGGGGTGTCCCCGGTGGCTGGGCAGTGGTGGCCCCGGTGGCACTCACCATTGTTGAGCTTGTGGTGGGTCTGCTGCTTGCTGCAGTCAGCCGGGACGCCGTGGATCTCCACCCGCACGAAGGGGTCCACGATGGAGCTCCCCTTCTCCCGGTTCAACTTGGGCAGCTGCTGCGCCGTGATCACCTGGGGACACAGGGCGCCGGTGGCACAGGGCACCACGGGGTGGCAGGGCTCAGGAGAAGGGATGTGGGTGGAACACAGAGTGGGTTTGGGGACAGTGTCACCAGGAGAAAGGATGTGGGTGGCACATGGCTGGGTTTGGGGACAAGGTTGGTGTCCCCAGGAGAAGGGATGTGGGTGGCACACAAATGGGTTTGGGGACAGGTCTGGTGTCCCCAGGAGAAGGGACATGGGTGGCACATGGCAGGGTTGGTGTCCCCAGGAGAAGGAATGTGGGTGGCACACAGCTGGTTTGGGGACAGGGTTGGTGTCCCCAGAAGGAATGTGGGTGTCACACGGCTGGGTGTGGGGACAAGGTTGGTGTCCCCAGGAGAAAGGATGTGGGTGGCACATGGCTGGGTGTGGGGACAGGATTAGTGTCCCCAGGAGAAGGAATGTGGGTGGCACATGGCTGGGTTTGGGGACAGGGTTGGTGTCCCCAAGAGAAGGGACGTGGGTGGCATTTGGCCAGGCATGGGGATGGGGTCAGTGTCACCCAGAAGAGCGGTTGGTGGCACGCAGGTGGGTGTGGGGTTGGTGTCACCTAGGAAAAGGTGTGTAGGTGGCCCCTGGCTGGACATTGGGTTGTCACCCAGAACGGATGTGGGTGGCACATTGTGGGATGTGGGTGGGTGGTTGAATGTGGGGTTGGTGTCACCCCAAAGGGACATGGGTGGCACCTGGTTGTGTGTGGGCTTGTTGTCATCTGGGAAAAGGGATGCAGGTGGCACCTGGCTAGGCATGGGAATGTCAGGGATGTCACCCAGCAGGGACATGGGTGTCACCCACCCGGGCGTGGGGTCAGGAGGAGCGGGGTGCCCTCACCCTGATGTGCAGGGCCAGACGACGGGGCCCCTCTCCGGGGGGGCTGCGCAGACAGGGGGGCTTCAGCACGTAACCACAGCACCCGTTGCCCAGGAACCGCCCAGTGTTCAGGTCCATCTCGTAGCCCGGCGTCTGGAAGTTGAGGGCCACTGTGGGGACAAAGGGACAGGGTGTCAGGGTAGGTGATGGCTCCCGAGGGAGGGGGTGCCAGGTCAGGGGGTGTCTCCTGGGGGCCGCGGGGGTCTCACCCAGCTGGCAGCCGACGTTCCACATCTCCTGGGGGTTGTAGTTGGAGGAGTTCATCTTCAGCCCCAGCGGGTAGACGCGGCTGAGCTGCCGGGCGTTGTACCGGACCAGCGCtgggcctggggcaggggggagatgGTGAGTGGGAcccctgcacccatgggtgccactgCGGGGCCCTGCCGGTGGGTGACAGTGTCTTGCCTGCACCCATGAGTGTGGGGACACAGACGGAGCGTGCCCGGCTGGGTGGACCCAGAGCCTGAAAGCGGACTCTGAGGTTCAGACCCCAACCCTGGACCTTGACCTTGACCCTGGATCCCAGACCCTGACCTTAGACCTTGGACACGAACCTAGACCTTAATCCAAGGCCTGGACCCCAGACCACGATCCTGGATCCTGGCCTTGACCTCACACCTTGACCTTAGACCCCAGACCCTGGCCCTGGACCTTGACCCGGGATCCCAGACCCTGATCCTGGACCTCAGactccaaaaccaaaccccagacCCTGGACCCCGACCCAGATCTTAATCCCAGCCCTGGACCCTGACCCCAGACCCCAGCTCCTGACCCTGGACCCTGAACCCAAACCCCCGACCCCCAGATCCCAGACCTCAGTCCCTGGACCCTGACCCAGATCTTAATCCCAGCCCCAGACCCCAGACCTTTATACCAGACACTGATCCTGGACCCGTGACCTTCATCCTGGCCTCTGGCCCCAGACCCTGATACCAGACCccagtcccaccagaccagaGCAGCCCAACCAGGATCAGCATGTCCCAGACCGTCACCCATGGAGCCACCCTGGTGACAGAACCCATCGGTCTCAGCTCCATCCTGCATCCCGGTGAGATTAAGGAGCGTGGAGCCACTCTGTCCCCATCCCGTTGTCCTCACCAGCCTCCTTGATGAGCTTCCGAGCCTTCCTCTCGCTGAAGGAGGACATCTCGCAGGGCCGGGGGTGGCGCAGGGCATGGGCCAGGCCAGGGAAGGGGACAGCCTGGCAGTACACCACCACGGCCGACAGCTCTGGGGCCACCTGTGATGCATCCTTGGCCTGCAGGAGCCACCACTGTGTCAGGACCACCCTGACTCTGGTGGCCACCCACATGCCTGAGGGTCTACAGACCCCCCCTACCCTGCTAGTGCTGAGCACTGAGACCCCCTGAGAACTGGAGGCAATGGAGTGATGGACCCTGAGATGATGGAGAACCCAAGCAGGTTGAGACCCTGAGGTCATGGAGAACCCAAGGTGATAGACAACCCAAGATATTAGAGACCCCAAGGTGATGGGGACCCTGAAGTGGTGGACATCTCAAGATGATGGAGAACTCGAGGTGACAGAGACCTCAAGGTGATGGAGACTCTGAGGTGATGGAGAACTGAGGCAATGGAGACCCTGAGGGGTCATGCTGGAGGTGATGGAGACCCAAGGTCATAGAGTTCCCAAGGCAATGGAGACCCCAGAAATGGaccacccagccccacagggcAAGAGGGAGGCACAGCCAAGGAGTCCCCAAGCTCAGTCCCTTCTGCTCGGCAGTGACAATTCCTCACCACCCCGACGATACCCGACCCGTCACCTCCATCACACGACCCACCTGCAGAGGTTTGATCTCCTGCAGCGACTGCAGTgactggaagaggagagagcagGGCTGTATCAGGCGATGCTGGCAGCGCCCACCTGCCCCAGGCCCCACCACTGCTGAGACACAGTGGCCTGTGGCACTGCCAGGATGCTGTGGTCCTCCAGGACCACCAGGGTGCCATGGTCCTCCAGCACCACCAGGATGCTGTGGTCCTCCAGGATCACCAGGACACCATGGCCTTCCAGCACCACCAGGATGCTGTGGTCCTCCAGGACCACCAGGACACCGtggtcccccagcaccacagcccTGGGAGAGCCTCTTACCCGCCGGCTGCTTctctcctgcagcttctcctcctcttcttcttcctcctcttcctcttcctcctcctcatggtCCAGAAGGGAGGCGACACCCTGGGGCTCGTGCCATGGCTCTGGCAGCTTCTTGCCCTTCACCAGGACCTTccccttcagctgctgcaggaggaagggccaAGCTCAGGGCtcagaggggacatggggacactgtgGTGGGCGGGTGGGTGGCCTTACCTCGGGGGATGGGAGGTCGTTGGGGTCCTGCCCCTCCAGCGGCTGCGTCAGCAGCATGTCCCCCAGGATGGCCTTCATGTGCTGGGCCATGGTggcctgctgctccagcccacaGTGGTTCTCCAGGGACAGGATGACGGGGTAGGGCgattgctggggagggggacgggcagcGCTCAGCACCcgtcccccagcacccacctcccctcccagGGCATCTGGCCCACCTTGAAGGCGTAATCGCGGATGCTCTCGATGACATCACGGAAGAGGATTTTGGAGGTGAGCGTGTGGCCATGGTAGACGATGGGTTCCCCGTCAGAGCCCTCCCAGCAGTCCAGCTCCACGCAGCGGCACCCTGCCATCAGCGCCCTGCCACCGCACCATCACCGGGTGAGTCCCTGCACCGCCCTGGCACCCTCGGACCATGGGACCATCCGGGCACGGAGCGTCTGACCAGGGGCACCCACCTGACATAGGCCTCggtgctgctggtgccaccaATCTGGTTGCGGGTCAGGTAGGTGTTGTGGGAGGAGGAGATGAAGTAGTGGCACAGGGGCTGGCTCATGTCCTGGTGCACCTTGGTGTGCTCCTGGTTGAGGATGTCACCGGCGGCAGAGAGGAGGTACATCATGAAGCCATCCAGCATCATCAGGTCCTGCTGCCTGGCTGCGGGACACAGTGGCGGGGTGTCACAGAGGGTGGGACCCCGGGGACTGTCCCCATCTGGATGTCCCCTGCCTCCCAGGAGTGCCATGTTCACCCCAGACCTGGCAGTGCAGCACCGAAGGGACATGTAAGTTGTCCCGAGTGTCCCATCTCCATCCTGATGTCGCTCGTCCTGCTAGTGCCACATTCACCCTGGAGCTGGCATGGTGGCACCCATGAGATGTGGAGGTTCCTTGTCCCCTGATGTCCTCTGTCCTCATAGTGCCGTGTTCACCCCAGACCTGGCACTGTGGCACTCAGGGGATGTGGAGGTACCCTTGGTGTCCCATCTCCACCCTGATGTCCCCTATCTTGCTAGTGCCACATCTACCTTAGGCGTACCCAAGAGACATGGAGGTCCATCATCCCCACCACGATGTCCCCTGTCCTCCTAGTGCCTTGTTAACCATGGGCCGGCCATAGTGGGACCCAAGGGACATGGAGGTCCCCCAGCAATGTCACATTCATGCTAGGGCTGGCACTGCATCACCCAGGAGACATGGAAGTCCACCTGCTGTCCATCCCCACCttcatgtcccctgtccccacagtgcCACATCCACCGGGGACCAGCAAGGCCACCTGTGGGACTGCTGGCACCTGGTTCCACCCCAGGgaagggacacggggacactcaCCCAAGCCTTGGAGGACCCCGTACCAGCTTGGGGGGTGACACCACCAAGCAGAGGCCCAACCCCACATCATCCATGGCCTCCCTTGGCTCCAGCAGCGCCCGTCCCACCATCCCACCACCACCCATGAACCGAGCTGCCCATCCTCAGCCCTACCCTTCTCGTTGAGCTCGTAGGTGCGGATGACGGCGCGGGCCTGGCGCAGGCTGGCGTCCTCCCCCTGATCCCGCAGGAAATCCCGCAGCTCCTCGGCTGACAGGACACGGTCCTCCCCCGAGTAACGCCCAAAAAGCTCCTCCAGCTCCGGCCGCCGCAGCAGCCGTCGGCAAAACTCCTCCACCTCCCGGCCCTCCAGCCGCTCGTTGCCAGAGCGGTCACACTCCTGGTGGGACCACAAAACAATATTGGGGACCATCCCCTGCCCACGGCCACCCCCTGCCTCATCCTGCCTGTCCCTTGGGGTTGGCAGTGTGTGTGATGAGTTTGGAGGGGCTCAGGGGATGGGGTGTGCCTAGAGGGATGCGGTGGcatgtcccctctgtccccccacccATAGCCCTCTGACCCTCCAGTGTGGgacggagcagagcagagcaccatgcctcagtttctccaggtGGAAAAGGGACCTTGGGAGATGCCCATGGGGGCAGCACCCCATGGTGGGGGGAATGTCACGCCTTGGGGACCCACAGAGCAGTGGTGGGGAGCAGCTCACCCCACCCTATCACGAGCTCCTGCTTGTGATGGAACCCAACCATTGGTGGTGGACCCAGCcattggtggtggtgggtgaCTTTGCGTGTGATGAGTTTGATAGTTCTCTGCGcttgggaaggcagaggaggagccaGCATCCCCTCCCCGTGGCAGCAGCGGGGGACAGTGGGTGATGGAGCACAGGATGGGTACCTTGAAGAGCTTGTAGGCATAGACATCATCCATGTCGATGTTGATCATCCTCAGCATGCTCTTCACCTCCCGGAAGGACATCTTGTTGTCCTTGTTCCTGTCTGCTCGTTGCAGGACCCCATGGATCCAGCTACGCCAGAGTAAGGAAACCACCCAGCGTCATCCCCATGGCcatccccagcctgtccccaagcccccatAGCTCCCACAAAGGATATTGGTCAAGCTTCTCCGGTTGACTCATGGCCTGCAGCCTCCCCATCAGCTTGGTGAGCCCTTGCACCCAGTGGTGGGCGTCCTCCTCACCCCGGGCAGCCAGGTCGAGGTTCTTGCGCTTGCCCTTGAAGACGAGGGTGAAGCAGTGCCGCTCGGGGAAGGTGGCACCGTGCTTGCGTAGACCCTCCGACTGGCGTCCCTCACGCACCGCCTCGATGTGCATCACCGAGACTGCAGGGACACGCGCGGTGACGGAGCCACCCAGGTCATGGAGGTGGTCCCTTGGCATTTCCCCCACCCATGAGCATCCTGCAGGACGTCCTGGTTGCTGATGGACATCCCAtgtgtccccagggacaccccgggAGACTGGGGCTCGGCTCCTGTCGATGCCACAGCCGGGCTTAACTCCCTAATCCCAGGCGAGACAGGAGCGGTGGCCACTGTCCCCTgcggggttggggacagggatgctggcaggCGATGGAGCTGtcttgcagcagtgccagctctGGGCACCCGTCCCAGACGCGAGGGTGGAAAGAGACGGGTGACGCCGGGGAGCGGGGACAGAGTCTGGCTGGGACGGAGAAGGGACCTCGTGACAGTCCCAAGGGGGCCGGGGGAGGGTGTGGGCTGAGGGGCTCAGCCTCGGgtgcactgggaagcactgggaagcAGTGGAAGGCACAGGGAGGCACTGGATGCAGTGG
The Numenius arquata chromosome 23, bNumArq3.hap1.1, whole genome shotgun sequence genome window above contains:
- the PLCD3 gene encoding LOW QUALITY PROTEIN: 1-phosphatidylinositol 4,5-bisphosphate phosphodiesterase delta-3 (The sequence of the model RefSeq protein was modified relative to this genomic sequence to represent the inferred CDS: inserted 4 bases in 2 codons) — encoded protein: MWLLPVPPRALPRSRRGRPARAQPQPRPXRRRPARLHRPGAPPGPGAPEGPGXRGGGTMICGRKARPAKEQPRSPPEGSGGPRRPGRALKKMGLTEDEDIQRMLRGSLLWKIKSRGGPKERLFCLQEDGATICFEGGFRRARSQQSFSVMHIEAVREGRQSEGLRKHGATFPERHCFTLVFKGKRKNLDLAARGEEDAHHWVQGLTKLMGRLQAMSQPEKLDHWIHGVLQRADRNKDNKMSFREVKSMLRMINIDMDDVYAYKLFKECDRSGNERLEGREVEEFCRRLLRRPELEELFGRYSGEDRVLSAEELRDFLRDQGEDASLRQARAVIRTYELNEKARQQDLMMLDGFMMYLLSAAGDILNQEHTKVHQDMSQPLCHYFISSSHNTYLTRNQIGGTSSTEAYVRALMAGCRCVELDCWEGSDGEPIVYHGHTLTSKILFRDVIESIRDYAFKQSPYPVILSLENHCGLEQQATMAQHMKAILGDMLLTQPLEGQDPNDLPSPEQLKGKVLVKGKKLPEPWHEPQGVASLLDHEEEEEEEEEEEEEEKLQERSSRRSLQSLQEIKPLQAKDASQVAPELSAVVVYCQAVPFPGLAHALRHPRPCEMSSFSERKARKLIKEAGPALVRYNARQLSRVYPLGLKMNSSNYNPQEMWNVGCQLVALNFQTPGYEMDLNTGRFLGNGCCGYVLKPPCLRSPPGEGPRRLALHIRVITAQQLPKLNREKGSSIVDPFVRVEIHGVPADCSKQQTHHKLNNGFNPRWEETLSFQLRAPELALVRFVVEDYDSTSCNDFVGQFTLPLASMREGYRHIHLLSKDGASLSPATLFVHVRCKNL